One Luteolibacter rhizosphaerae DNA segment encodes these proteins:
- a CDS encoding choice-of-anchor D domain-containing protein — protein sequence MKPSNPSRRVIVLATLALPNSSLLANTAPVLSTPTSPLVIQTTNAAGAAVKFLASADDAEDGWVETLATRGGVTVKSGDFFPTGDTVVELRASDSGGLSSTASFTVQVVPGPDLKLINPSGGTEGKSTEVVGWGDPQVDNYKVLQIPNGLQDVKQIDVSQTHGLALRVDGSVVAWGGPTYLNVPTDLPPVIDVAAGTHGSLALTAEGEIRIWNAIPNAVPPPPVGIGPIIDIAAGGGHYLALRADGTVVSWAESSVGNALDVPAGLSGVVAVACGLGHSLALKADGTVVAWGYNTLGEISVPAGLRGVKKIAAGLKYSLALREDGTVVGWGSFHPTVPQPLPGGLKGIKEIGAGSTFFTTLDAAGEIESHGLFFQEAPEDLRPVSALDNSAGQSFALAELPLRWEFGGWEQGLSDSVSYTIRNEGLTDLNISSLAMTGGHTSDFSLTTDAPDLVLAPGESLSFTLTFTPTTNGPRKATARITSNDTERPVWDIELIGRGINGTPVVQDVSDLSTPEETPIHITLPASDPEGDPLTYRFSNMNPPGAGIFFGVTANSVGFAPLRDFNGDVSFDYVADDGGTESEPARVSLTVTPVNDRPVLLNMPQMVRAFTRGPAPVEVHFLRPTASDAEDGALTPAITLGGHALPNPFIAGPGLYNVTVRVRDREDVEVMGSFQIHVVSAAGPALQIESPTGTALSRPANFHEWNRSGLLNGAPSDVRGAKQIALGMEHGFVLRNDGILVGWGNGSYRQLEVPSDLTDVVKVACGDYHTVAIKANGRVVQWGKGEAGGLGEITNAIDVAAGSDFTGVLKADGTVTAKGGNFYTNYGPQPNSNIKAISICDTYGLALRNDGTVSGWGINTKGRLNIPNGLNNVTAISAGRYHAMALKADGTIVSWGSGEEGQRSNSPNTVTAIAAGGYHSLVLRWQNNPFAWGTYKPGESRIPYPSNNVPPEVKTATLIAAGNGRSAAAVPVQPYVLDLGKIPIGVETSRLIHLKNAGSGNLAITSVAKRLGPNSFSGIPFQSTTTPGGQSTAVTIRVKPAGPGHISATYRVTTSDALEGHADVLVMAQGVTPYEAWANAKGLGGAASADAIPYGDGLENLIKFAFNMSTSGPDTKVLVAGTGSSGLPHVSLQGSGDHSFLQVEFVRRKNGGIDYLPEQTDSLAEGDFEPMTQLYETSPIDADWERVIYREPVDPETQPKRFARVRVRFP from the coding sequence GTGAAACCCTCCAACCCATCCCGGCGTGTCATCGTCCTTGCGACTCTCGCCCTTCCGAACTCCAGCCTGCTGGCGAACACGGCCCCTGTCCTGAGCACGCCGACGTCCCCGCTGGTGATCCAGACGACGAATGCCGCAGGGGCGGCGGTGAAGTTCCTGGCCAGCGCCGATGATGCCGAGGACGGCTGGGTGGAAACCTTGGCGACCCGGGGGGGAGTGACGGTAAAAAGCGGCGACTTCTTCCCGACCGGCGACACGGTGGTGGAGCTGCGCGCGAGCGACAGCGGCGGGCTGAGCAGCACCGCCAGCTTCACGGTGCAGGTGGTCCCGGGGCCGGATCTGAAGTTGATCAACCCATCCGGCGGGACCGAGGGGAAGAGCACCGAGGTGGTGGGCTGGGGTGATCCGCAGGTGGATAATTACAAGGTTCTGCAGATCCCGAACGGACTTCAGGACGTGAAGCAGATCGACGTGAGCCAGACCCACGGGCTGGCGCTGCGGGTGGATGGCAGCGTGGTGGCCTGGGGAGGGCCAACGTATCTCAACGTGCCGACCGATCTGCCGCCGGTGATCGACGTGGCGGCGGGGACCCACGGCTCGCTGGCGCTCACGGCGGAGGGCGAGATCCGGATCTGGAATGCGATTCCGAACGCGGTGCCGCCACCTCCGGTAGGAATCGGCCCGATAATCGATATCGCGGCGGGAGGCGGCCACTATCTGGCGCTGCGGGCGGACGGCACGGTGGTGAGCTGGGCGGAAAGTTCCGTGGGCAATGCCTTGGACGTACCGGCGGGCCTCAGCGGCGTGGTGGCCGTGGCGTGCGGGCTGGGCCACAGCTTGGCGTTGAAGGCGGATGGCACGGTGGTGGCATGGGGCTACAACACCTTGGGCGAAATCTCGGTGCCGGCGGGCCTGCGCGGGGTGAAGAAAATAGCGGCCGGTCTGAAGTACTCGCTCGCGCTACGCGAGGACGGCACGGTGGTTGGCTGGGGAAGCTTCCATCCTACGGTTCCCCAGCCCCTGCCCGGCGGCCTGAAGGGAATCAAGGAAATCGGGGCGGGGAGCACCTTCTTCACCACCTTGGATGCCGCGGGCGAGATCGAGTCCCATGGCCTATTCTTCCAAGAGGCACCGGAGGATCTGCGGCCGGTCTCCGCGCTGGACAATAGCGCGGGGCAATCCTTCGCGCTGGCCGAGCTGCCACTGCGCTGGGAATTCGGCGGCTGGGAGCAGGGCTTGTCCGACTCGGTATCCTACACGATCCGGAACGAGGGCCTAACCGATCTGAACATCAGCAGCCTGGCGATGACGGGCGGGCATACCAGCGACTTCAGCCTGACAACGGATGCGCCGGATCTGGTGCTGGCACCGGGAGAGAGCTTGAGTTTCACGCTCACCTTCACGCCGACAACGAACGGCCCGCGGAAGGCGACGGCCCGGATCACGAGCAACGACACCGAGCGCCCGGTGTGGGACATCGAGCTGATAGGGCGCGGGATCAACGGCACGCCGGTCGTGCAGGACGTGAGCGACCTGAGCACTCCGGAGGAAACGCCGATCCATATCACCCTGCCCGCGAGCGATCCGGAGGGCGACCCGCTCACCTACCGTTTCAGCAACATGAACCCGCCCGGAGCGGGCATCTTCTTCGGTGTCACGGCCAACAGCGTGGGCTTCGCGCCCCTGCGCGACTTCAACGGGGACGTGAGCTTCGACTATGTGGCGGACGACGGAGGAACGGAGAGCGAGCCAGCCCGGGTCTCGCTGACGGTGACACCGGTGAATGATCGGCCGGTGCTGCTGAACATGCCGCAAATGGTCCGCGCCTTCACCCGGGGACCTGCCCCGGTGGAGGTTCATTTCCTGCGACCGACGGCCAGCGATGCCGAGGACGGGGCGCTGACACCTGCCATCACCTTGGGCGGGCATGCGCTGCCCAATCCCTTCATTGCAGGACCGGGACTCTACAATGTAACGGTGCGAGTCCGCGATCGTGAGGACGTGGAAGTCATGGGCAGCTTCCAAATCCACGTGGTTTCAGCCGCCGGCCCGGCGCTCCAGATCGAGTCTCCGACCGGTACCGCCCTCTCCCGACCGGCGAACTTCCACGAGTGGAACCGGAGCGGCTTGCTGAACGGTGCTCCGTCCGATGTCCGGGGGGCGAAACAGATCGCCCTGGGGATGGAGCACGGCTTCGTGCTGCGGAATGACGGGATCCTGGTCGGGTGGGGCAACGGATCTTACCGGCAACTCGAGGTGCCGAGCGATCTCACCGACGTGGTGAAGGTCGCCTGCGGGGACTATCACACCGTAGCGATCAAGGCGAACGGAAGAGTGGTGCAATGGGGCAAGGGCGAGGCAGGGGGCCTCGGCGAGATTACGAACGCCATCGATGTGGCGGCGGGCTCGGACTTCACGGGCGTGCTCAAGGCGGACGGGACGGTGACCGCGAAAGGGGGCAACTTCTACACCAACTACGGACCGCAGCCAAACAGCAACATCAAGGCGATCTCCATCTGCGACACCTACGGCCTGGCGCTGCGGAACGACGGTACGGTGAGCGGCTGGGGCATCAACACCAAGGGAAGGCTGAACATTCCAAACGGACTGAACAACGTGACCGCGATCTCCGCGGGCCGCTACCATGCGATGGCCCTGAAAGCGGACGGGACGATTGTAAGCTGGGGCAGCGGCGAGGAAGGACAGCGGAGTAACTCCCCAAACACGGTGACGGCGATCGCCGCGGGTGGCTACCACAGTCTGGTGCTCCGCTGGCAGAACAACCCCTTCGCTTGGGGGACTTACAAACCGGGAGAATCGCGGATCCCTTACCCATCGAACAACGTGCCGCCCGAGGTCAAGACCGCCACCTTGATCGCGGCGGGGAACGGTCGCTCCGCCGCAGCGGTGCCTGTGCAGCCTTACGTGCTGGATCTGGGCAAGATACCGATCGGTGTGGAAACCAGCCGCCTGATCCATCTCAAGAACGCGGGCTCGGGCAACCTTGCCATCACCTCGGTGGCCAAGCGATTGGGCCCGAATTCTTTCTCTGGTATCCCCTTCCAAAGCACTACCACGCCCGGCGGGCAGTCCACGGCGGTCACGATCCGCGTCAAGCCGGCGGGCCCGGGCCATATCTCGGCGACCTACCGGGTCACCACGAGCGATGCTCTGGAAGGCCATGCCGATGTCCTGGTGATGGCGCAGGGGGTGACGCCATACGAGGCGTGGGCCAATGCCAAGGGGCTGGGCGGAGCGGCATCCGCCGACGCGATCCCCTACGGCGACGGGCTGGAGAACCTGATCAAGTTCGCCTTCAACATGAGCACGAGCGGGCCGGACACGAAGGTGCTGGTGGCGGGAACGGGGAGCTCCGGGCTGCCGCATGTTTCCCTGCAGGGCAGCGGGGACCACAGCTTCCTGCAGGTGGAATTCGTGCGGCGGAAGAACGGGGGAATCGACTACCTGCCGGAGCAGACCGACTCGCTGGCGGAAGGAGATTTCGAGCCAATGACCCAGCTCTACGAAACTTCCCCCATCGACGCTGACTGGGAACGAGTGATTTATCGGGAACCCGTCGATCCCGAAACGCAGCCGAAACGGTTCGCGCGGGTGCGGGTAAGATTTCCCTAA
- a CDS encoding GAF domain-containing DNA-binding protein, whose protein sequence is MSNTPLSGSAEGCTTARLWRELALLAARHDAATAVDEGLALLGRHHDVDRVWVVRYNEELTHLWNTHEWSRDEVSSHVEDLQGASVDFIRWLHGQLLEGKTVVVKDVEALPRQARGFQAELRRQKIRSSINVPLVQDGKLRGIYGYDMVRKLGEWPDETIALLKEAAPYFTALLHGTREGTAEERPVHPSTKTIHIHSSGSVVAMNRDELILIEADGDYTHLHFSGQRSFTELRSLKSWEKLLPEEEFLRINQKSLIHHGRIRELEKSGGEWLLHLNGWPHALPVGRTYRPRVRQHLGF, encoded by the coding sequence ATGTCGAACACGCCCCTGTCCGGCAGCGCCGAAGGCTGCACGACCGCCCGCCTGTGGAGGGAGCTGGCGCTGCTGGCCGCCCGCCACGATGCGGCGACGGCGGTGGATGAGGGGCTGGCCCTGCTGGGGAGGCACCACGATGTGGACCGGGTCTGGGTGGTGCGCTACAACGAGGAGCTGACCCACCTGTGGAACACACACGAATGGTCACGCGACGAGGTGAGCTCGCATGTGGAGGACCTGCAAGGTGCCTCGGTGGACTTCATCCGCTGGCTGCACGGGCAACTGCTGGAGGGTAAGACGGTGGTGGTGAAGGATGTGGAGGCGCTGCCGCGGCAGGCGCGCGGGTTCCAAGCGGAGCTGCGGCGGCAGAAGATCCGCTCCAGCATCAACGTGCCGCTGGTGCAGGACGGCAAGCTGCGCGGAATCTACGGCTACGACATGGTGCGGAAGCTGGGGGAGTGGCCGGACGAGACGATCGCGCTGCTGAAGGAGGCGGCGCCCTACTTCACCGCGCTGCTGCACGGGACGCGGGAGGGCACGGCGGAGGAGCGCCCGGTGCATCCCTCGACCAAAACGATCCACATCCACAGCAGCGGTTCGGTGGTGGCGATGAACCGCGACGAGCTGATCCTGATCGAGGCGGATGGCGATTACACGCACCTGCACTTCAGCGGGCAGCGGAGCTTCACGGAGTTGAGGAGTTTGAAATCCTGGGAGAAGCTGCTGCCGGAGGAGGAGTTCCTGCGGATCAACCAGAAGAGCCTGATCCACCACGGGAGGATCCGGGAATTGGAGAAGTCGGGAGGTGAGTGGCTCCTGCATCTGAACGGATGGCCGCATGCCTTGCCGGTGGGGCGGACTTATCGGCCGCGGGTGAGGCAGCATTTGGGATTTTGA
- a CDS encoding PVC-type heme-binding CxxCH protein, whose protein sequence is MRVLRYLLPLLLLGIIGLFAQQEAPSQEARRVEVLFFGDDGHHRPLDMYRIFKEVSGNRGINLSYEKRMEALTPENLAKYDVLLVFANHQVITPGQLEAVKGFVEKGGGFMPVHCGSACFKKTDGYIDLVGGQIEGHGDGTFTARVVEPEHEAMKDYKPFETWDETYRHHRLAKDITILQRNGEEPWTWVRTQGKGRVFYTAHGHDERCWNQEGFHDLLERGIRWAAGEEVEILKLPALEYKVPMLPNHYETKIPVPKVQQPLSPEESMKRAQVPAGCELSLFAAEPEIEHPIAIAWDHRDRLWVVETLDYPNGMTTGERGNDRVKICEDTNGDGRADKFTVFADHLALATSVVHANGGAIVSSGGKMLFLKDTDGDDKADERKVLFEGFKMYDTHAGVSNLRYGFDGWIYGTVGYAGFDGVVGGKPVKFDTGVFRFLPDGSQIEFLGKTTNNTWGLGFTEQFDLLGSTANRQASWQVIGDGGNVRRSDRGTRVYPTTLDVQGSDGWEPPVELLGDGKIRAKGRHYTAAAGHAVYTDRRFPWDWQNKAAFVCEPTGHLVSMTRLRTENADFIASFEGENLYASSDAWSAPVAAEPGPDGAMWIADWYNIIVQHNRPGAPFEQTKVERGAGAAYITPLREKPMGRIYRVTPKLRENVSPVEKDAEPKLEPIDPGNPESLLEALSDTSLLRRLHAQRLIMERGGEDLIPGLVERGRNIHALYALRHLGYFKKESAEPLTLLRDILDASPSPALRRAVLEVWPEGAAIPALKPQFESDPFYYRAWLLLAARSPADETLGRTLRDWHRNEQKLRRGEVLDRCFAMAAARHSTGFLLASLENAPDPSVLKERIYPAAIKAFAENRSPQVMAAIEKNKSPLGQALKEAIKEHKVEKKHTPPAELLARGEGVYARTCAACHQSNGSGVDGAFPPLDDNARVAGSPEALVKIVLHGLAGPVEVPGKLAVNSLMPPVVGLSDAEIAEVLSFVRHAWTNDAAPVSAEEVGKVRAATKERQAAWTVGELK, encoded by the coding sequence ATGCGTGTCCTCCGCTACCTTTTGCCTCTGCTCCTTCTCGGCATCATCGGCCTATTCGCCCAACAGGAAGCGCCCAGCCAGGAGGCGCGGAGGGTGGAGGTGCTATTCTTCGGCGATGACGGGCATCACCGGCCGCTGGATATGTACCGGATCTTCAAGGAGGTGAGCGGGAACCGGGGGATCAACCTGAGCTACGAGAAGCGCATGGAGGCGCTGACTCCCGAGAACCTGGCGAAGTACGACGTGCTGCTGGTCTTTGCGAATCATCAGGTGATCACGCCGGGTCAACTAGAGGCGGTGAAGGGATTCGTGGAAAAGGGCGGTGGCTTCATGCCGGTGCATTGCGGGTCGGCATGCTTCAAGAAAACGGACGGCTACATCGACTTGGTGGGCGGACAGATCGAGGGGCATGGCGACGGGACCTTCACGGCTCGGGTGGTGGAGCCGGAGCACGAGGCGATGAAGGATTACAAACCCTTCGAGACTTGGGACGAGACCTACCGGCATCACCGGCTGGCGAAGGACATCACGATCCTGCAGCGGAACGGGGAGGAGCCGTGGACCTGGGTGCGGACGCAGGGCAAGGGCCGGGTCTTTTACACGGCGCATGGTCACGATGAACGCTGCTGGAATCAGGAGGGCTTCCACGATCTGTTAGAGCGCGGGATCCGTTGGGCGGCGGGTGAGGAGGTGGAGATCCTGAAGCTGCCAGCGCTGGAGTACAAGGTGCCGATGCTGCCGAACCACTACGAGACGAAGATCCCGGTGCCGAAGGTGCAGCAGCCGCTGAGTCCGGAGGAATCGATGAAGCGGGCGCAGGTACCGGCGGGTTGCGAGCTCTCGCTCTTCGCGGCGGAACCGGAGATCGAACACCCGATCGCGATCGCGTGGGATCACCGCGACCGGCTGTGGGTGGTGGAGACGCTGGATTATCCGAACGGGATGACGACGGGCGAGCGCGGGAACGATCGTGTGAAGATCTGCGAGGACACGAATGGCGACGGGCGGGCGGACAAGTTCACGGTCTTCGCGGATCACTTGGCGCTGGCAACCTCCGTGGTGCACGCGAATGGCGGCGCGATCGTGTCCTCCGGTGGGAAGATGCTGTTCCTGAAAGACACGGACGGCGACGACAAGGCGGACGAACGGAAGGTGCTCTTCGAGGGCTTCAAGATGTACGACACGCACGCGGGGGTCTCGAACCTGCGCTATGGCTTCGACGGGTGGATCTACGGGACGGTGGGCTATGCGGGCTTCGATGGCGTGGTGGGAGGCAAGCCGGTGAAGTTCGACACGGGGGTGTTCCGCTTCCTACCGGATGGATCGCAGATCGAGTTCCTGGGGAAGACGACGAACAACACCTGGGGTCTGGGGTTCACGGAGCAATTCGATTTGCTGGGATCGACGGCGAACCGGCAGGCAAGCTGGCAGGTGATCGGGGATGGCGGGAACGTGCGGCGCTCCGATCGCGGCACGCGGGTGTATCCGACGACTCTGGACGTGCAGGGATCCGATGGCTGGGAGCCGCCGGTGGAACTGCTGGGTGACGGAAAGATCCGGGCGAAGGGGCGGCACTACACGGCCGCGGCGGGGCACGCGGTCTACACCGACCGGCGTTTCCCTTGGGATTGGCAGAACAAGGCAGCATTCGTGTGCGAGCCGACAGGGCACTTGGTCTCGATGACTCGTCTGCGAACGGAGAACGCGGACTTCATCGCGTCCTTCGAGGGGGAGAATCTGTATGCGAGCTCCGATGCGTGGTCGGCACCGGTGGCGGCGGAGCCGGGTCCGGACGGGGCGATGTGGATCGCGGATTGGTACAACATCATCGTGCAGCACAACCGGCCGGGCGCGCCTTTCGAACAGACGAAGGTGGAGCGCGGGGCGGGAGCGGCCTATATCACGCCGCTGCGGGAGAAGCCGATGGGGCGGATCTACCGTGTGACACCGAAACTGAGGGAGAATGTTTCTCCCGTGGAAAAAGATGCCGAGCCGAAGCTCGAACCGATCGACCCCGGTAATCCGGAGAGCCTGCTGGAAGCACTTTCGGATACCTCGCTGCTCAGGCGGCTTCACGCCCAGCGTTTGATCATGGAGCGCGGAGGAGAGGATTTGATCCCGGGCTTGGTCGAGCGGGGTAGAAACATTCACGCCCTGTATGCCCTGCGCCATCTGGGTTACTTCAAGAAGGAATCCGCGGAGCCGTTGACACTCCTGCGCGACATCCTGGATGCCTCCCCTTCCCCGGCTCTTCGCCGGGCGGTGCTGGAGGTCTGGCCGGAGGGCGCAGCGATTCCGGCGCTGAAGCCGCAGTTTGAATCGGACCCTTTCTACTATCGCGCGTGGTTGCTGCTCGCGGCGCGTTCGCCCGCGGACGAGACGCTTGGGCGGACCCTGCGCGACTGGCACCGCAACGAGCAGAAGCTGCGGCGTGGCGAGGTGCTGGACCGGTGCTTCGCGATGGCGGCGGCAAGGCATTCGACGGGCTTCCTGCTGGCCTCACTGGAGAATGCGCCGGATCCCTCCGTACTGAAGGAGCGGATTTATCCGGCGGCGATCAAGGCCTTCGCGGAAAACCGCTCGCCGCAGGTGATGGCAGCGATCGAGAAGAACAAGTCGCCGCTGGGCCAAGCGCTGAAGGAGGCGATCAAGGAGCACAAGGTGGAGAAGAAGCACACCCCGCCCGCCGAGCTGCTGGCGCGGGGCGAGGGCGTGTATGCGCGGACCTGCGCGGCCTGCCACCAGAGCAATGGCAGCGGGGTGGACGGGGCCTTCCCGCCGCTGGACGACAATGCGCGGGTGGCGGGGAGCCCGGAGGCGCTGGTGAAGATCGTGCTGCACGGGCTGGCCGGGCCGGTGGAGGTGCCGGGGAAGCTGGCGGTGAACTCGCTGATGCCGCCGGTGGTGGGCCTGAGCGATGCGGAGATCGCGGAGGTGCTGAGCTTCGTGAGGCATGCCTGGACGAACGACGCCGCGCCGGTATCCGCCGAGGAGGTGGGCAAGGTGCGGGCCGCGACCAAGGAGCGTCAGGCAGCGTGGACGGTGGGGGAGCTGAAGTAG
- a CDS encoding C39 family peptidase: MKPLFALIPLALCMNLHAAIGEWRVLKDGEGGQIRARFEGLKDDRYLLRREADGKLFEVAPGMLMGEDRTSFDAQAKQLSEELGKLSKMAGYPLFSGTPFEVRKADEIASALRLGLESRTKHSASWRAYTGDSYKLFGARPYSVALYAAEDGNASVLSAVYANKGDFKSTMGQGEQHFEGKSEADEASLAKAMEADEKAVLASITEVLGEPTTQRFGDSRKTRRKVMRWDWNGHSLILSSQEGEYVSLSIVPLELADAGGKTAKVKDGDIRKRLEQDVVKKPNGDVYLGQVPMVNQGPKGYCVPATFERAMRTAGIEADMYVLAMIGKSGMGGGTVVEFLLDEVRQMVRNKGRRTKDERVKELRVRDVKGYIDKGIPVMWTMRSLKQYNETANGNTARRNRVTDWAAWATEIAEKADLVTKQESENEAYHICMIVGYNEATNELAVSDSWGASYERRWVPASVANWASSGGLFMILP; this comes from the coding sequence ATGAAGCCCCTGTTTGCCCTCATCCCTCTGGCACTCTGTATGAACTTGCACGCGGCCATCGGCGAATGGCGCGTGCTCAAAGACGGTGAGGGCGGCCAGATCCGTGCCCGCTTCGAAGGCCTGAAGGACGACCGCTACCTGCTGCGCCGCGAGGCGGACGGCAAATTGTTCGAGGTGGCTCCGGGGATGCTGATGGGCGAGGACCGCACGAGCTTCGACGCGCAGGCCAAGCAGCTTTCGGAAGAATTGGGCAAGCTGAGCAAGATGGCGGGCTACCCGCTTTTCTCTGGCACCCCCTTTGAGGTGCGGAAGGCGGACGAGATCGCATCGGCGCTGCGACTCGGCCTTGAATCGCGGACGAAGCACAGCGCGAGCTGGCGTGCCTACACCGGCGATTCCTACAAGCTTTTCGGCGCCCGGCCTTACTCGGTGGCGCTCTATGCCGCGGAAGACGGCAATGCCTCGGTGCTGTCCGCCGTGTATGCGAACAAGGGTGACTTCAAGAGCACCATGGGCCAGGGCGAGCAGCACTTCGAAGGGAAGAGCGAGGCCGACGAAGCCAGCTTGGCGAAGGCGATGGAAGCCGACGAGAAGGCGGTGCTGGCAAGCATCACCGAAGTCCTCGGCGAGCCGACGACGCAGCGCTTCGGTGATTCCCGCAAGACCCGCCGCAAGGTGATGCGCTGGGACTGGAACGGCCACTCGCTGATCCTCTCCAGCCAGGAGGGCGAGTACGTTTCCCTTTCCATCGTGCCGCTGGAGCTGGCCGATGCCGGTGGCAAGACCGCGAAGGTGAAGGACGGCGACATCCGCAAGCGCCTGGAGCAGGACGTGGTGAAGAAGCCGAACGGCGACGTGTATCTGGGCCAGGTGCCGATGGTGAACCAAGGGCCGAAGGGCTACTGCGTGCCCGCGACCTTCGAGCGCGCAATGCGCACGGCGGGAATCGAGGCGGACATGTATGTGCTCGCGATGATCGGCAAAAGCGGCATGGGCGGCGGCACGGTGGTGGAATTCCTGCTGGATGAAGTGCGCCAGATGGTCCGCAACAAGGGCCGCCGCACGAAGGACGAGCGCGTGAAGGAACTGCGCGTGCGCGACGTGAAGGGCTACATCGACAAGGGCATCCCGGTGATGTGGACGATGCGCTCGCTGAAGCAATACAACGAGACCGCCAACGGCAACACGGCCCGGCGCAACCGGGTGACGGATTGGGCGGCATGGGCCACCGAGATCGCCGAGAAGGCGGATCTGGTGACCAAGCAGGAATCCGAGAACGAGGCCTACCACATCTGCATGATCGTGGGCTACAACGAGGCGACGAACGAACTGGCCGTGTCCGATTCCTGGGGTGCGAGCTACGAGCGCCGCTGGGTGCCTGCTTCGGTGGCGAACTGGGCCAGCTCCGGCGGTCTATTCATGATCCTGCCCTGA
- a CDS encoding type II toxin-antitoxin system RelE/ParE family toxin, with product MKSVRLTRQAGEDLATAVEFYDLQEPGAGDLLFNAVFRQLRRLERLHGFHGKRHGFHKVLVKDFPHAIYYDILDRNEVIVVAILDGRRAPSSIREEIRTRKRDQA from the coding sequence ATGAAGTCCGTTCGGCTGACCCGCCAAGCCGGGGAGGATCTCGCAACCGCGGTCGAATTCTATGATCTACAAGAACCCGGTGCCGGGGACCTCTTGTTCAATGCAGTGTTCCGGCAACTGCGGCGCTTGGAACGATTGCACGGCTTTCACGGCAAGAGGCATGGCTTCCACAAGGTGCTGGTGAAGGATTTCCCTCATGCCATCTACTATGACATCCTTGATCGGAATGAAGTGATTGTGGTGGCGATCCTTGACGGCCGCCGCGCTCCGTCGTCGATCCGCGAAGAGATCAGGACCCGCAAACGGGATCAGGCTTAG
- a CDS encoding DMT family transporter, whose amino-acid sequence MVGLCVIWGFQQVAIKAAAPDMSPVLQVGIRSAGAALLVLALMLVRRENLSLRDGTLMPGLLVGLLFGGEFMAVSMGLNFTTAGHMAVFLYTAPIFTVLGIPFLSREERMNRKQWLGAGVAFAGVAMAFSGSFFGPNGKNMLLGDALGILGGILWAATTLVIRGSRLSETPATKTLLYQLAGAGLMLPAYAWLSGKMGAVTWTPRLGANLVFQTVVVAFASYLYWFWLLRKYLASRLSVFSFLTPMFGITFGVLILKEPLDPRFVIGALLVLTGITIVNRR is encoded by the coding sequence ATGGTGGGGCTGTGCGTGATCTGGGGATTCCAGCAAGTGGCCATCAAGGCTGCGGCACCGGACATGAGCCCGGTGCTGCAGGTGGGCATCCGCTCGGCGGGTGCGGCGCTGTTGGTGCTGGCGCTGATGCTGGTGCGTCGGGAGAACCTCTCTCTGCGTGATGGCACGCTGATGCCGGGGCTGCTGGTCGGCCTGCTCTTCGGCGGCGAGTTCATGGCGGTCTCGATGGGGCTGAACTTCACGACGGCAGGACACATGGCGGTGTTCCTCTACACCGCGCCGATTTTCACGGTGCTTGGGATCCCCTTCCTCTCGCGGGAGGAGCGGATGAACCGCAAGCAGTGGCTGGGTGCGGGCGTGGCCTTCGCCGGGGTGGCGATGGCGTTCTCGGGCAGCTTCTTCGGGCCGAACGGGAAAAACATGCTGCTGGGCGATGCGCTGGGAATCCTGGGCGGGATCCTATGGGCTGCGACGACGCTGGTGATCCGAGGCAGCCGGCTCTCCGAGACACCGGCGACCAAGACGCTGCTCTATCAGCTGGCGGGGGCCGGGCTCATGCTACCGGCCTATGCGTGGCTCAGCGGGAAGATGGGTGCGGTGACCTGGACGCCGCGGCTCGGGGCCAACCTGGTCTTCCAGACGGTGGTGGTAGCCTTCGCAAGCTACCTGTATTGGTTCTGGCTGCTGCGGAAGTATCTGGCCTCGCGGCTCTCGGTATTCTCGTTCCTGACGCCGATGTTCGGGATCACCTTCGGAGTGCTGATCCTGAAGGAGCCGCTGGACCCGCGATTCGTGATCGGGGCGCTGCTGGTGCTGACGGGGATCACGATCGTGAACCGGAGGTAG